In Solanum lycopersicum chromosome 5, SLM_r2.1, the following are encoded in one genomic region:
- the LOC101255692 gene encoding E3 ubiquitin-protein ligase AIRP2-like isoform X1, translating into MWQNHSQNSSFRESIKALEADVQHANTMAAALPRDVDGDCVQMKVSYGFLAPFLLFLIEWMDYSCLDTLASCLGLLHILVYKVYVDGMPTMPPQERKATIREFYAIIYPSLKQLEGNLVELMKENTKVTQLSNTSNGRVEEKRQSCKSIRGEEEECGICMETGSKIVLPNCSHSMCVGCFHDWYIRSQSCPFCRGSLTRVNSRDLWVLTSDCDVVDSTTLEQENVRRFYLYIDKLPLAVPDTNVMLYDYMI; encoded by the exons ATGTGGCAGAATCATAGCCAAAATTCTTCCTTTAGAGAATCCATCAAAGCCCTTGAAGCTGATGTTCAACATGCCAATACTAT GGCAGCAGCTCTTCCCCGGGATGTCGATGGAGATTGTGTTCAGATGAAAGTTTCGTATGGTTTTCTTGCCCCCTTCTTGCTATTTCTGATAGAATGGATGGACTATAGTTGTTTAGATACTCTAGCTAGTTGCTTAGGACTCCTTCACATTCTTGTTTACAAG GTTTATGTTGATGGAATGCCAACAATGCCTCCACAAGAAAGGAAAGCCACAATTAGAGAATTCTACG CCATTATATATCCTTCACTAAAGCAGCTGGAGGGGAATTTAGTGGAATTAATGAAGGAGAATACTAAAGTAACTCAACTCTCCAACACTTCAAATGGAAGAGTGGAAGAGAAAAGACAGTCATGTAAAAGTATTCggggagaagaagaagaatgtggTATATGCATGGAGACTGGCTCCAAGATAGTATTGCCTAATTGTAGCCATTCCATGTGTGTTGGCTGTTTCCACGACTG GTACATCCGGTCTCAATCATGCCCTTTTTGTCGAGGTAGTCTAACGAGAGTCAACTCTAGAGACTTGTGGGTTCTAACTAGTGACTGTGATGTGGTTGATAGCACCACACTAGAGCAGGAGAACGTAAGGCGGTTCTACCTTTATATTGATAAGTTGCCACTTGCTGTCCCTGACACCAATGTTATGCTTTACGATTACATGATATAG
- the LOC101255692 gene encoding E3 ubiquitin-protein ligase AIRP2-like isoform X2, with product MFNMPILYVFCRAAALPRDVDGDCVQMKVSYGFLAPFLLFLIEWMDYSCLDTLASCLGLLHILVYKVYVDGMPTMPPQERKATIREFYAIIYPSLKQLEGNLVELMKENTKVTQLSNTSNGRVEEKRQSCKSIRGEEEECGICMETGSKIVLPNCSHSMCVGCFHDWYIRSQSCPFCRGSLTRVNSRDLWVLTSDCDVVDSTTLEQENVRRFYLYIDKLPLAVPDTNVMLYDYMI from the exons ATGTTCAACATGCCAATACTAT ATGTGTTTTGCAGGGCAGCAGCTCTTCCCCGGGATGTCGATGGAGATTGTGTTCAGATGAAAGTTTCGTATGGTTTTCTTGCCCCCTTCTTGCTATTTCTGATAGAATGGATGGACTATAGTTGTTTAGATACTCTAGCTAGTTGCTTAGGACTCCTTCACATTCTTGTTTACAAG GTTTATGTTGATGGAATGCCAACAATGCCTCCACAAGAAAGGAAAGCCACAATTAGAGAATTCTACG CCATTATATATCCTTCACTAAAGCAGCTGGAGGGGAATTTAGTGGAATTAATGAAGGAGAATACTAAAGTAACTCAACTCTCCAACACTTCAAATGGAAGAGTGGAAGAGAAAAGACAGTCATGTAAAAGTATTCggggagaagaagaagaatgtggTATATGCATGGAGACTGGCTCCAAGATAGTATTGCCTAATTGTAGCCATTCCATGTGTGTTGGCTGTTTCCACGACTG GTACATCCGGTCTCAATCATGCCCTTTTTGTCGAGGTAGTCTAACGAGAGTCAACTCTAGAGACTTGTGGGTTCTAACTAGTGACTGTGATGTGGTTGATAGCACCACACTAGAGCAGGAGAACGTAAGGCGGTTCTACCTTTATATTGATAAGTTGCCACTTGCTGTCCCTGACACCAATGTTATGCTTTACGATTACATGATATAG